One window of the Pyxicephalus adspersus chromosome 5, UCB_Pads_2.0, whole genome shotgun sequence genome contains the following:
- the AQP4 gene encoding aquaporin-4, producing MSDRPESTVRGKCGRLCMCNPIMVACKGVWTQPFWKAVIGEFLAMFIFVLLSLGSTINWSKKENPQPADLVLISLCFGLSIATLVQCFGHISGGHINPAVTIAMVCMRKISIAKSAFYIAAQCLGAIAGAGILYAVTPSDVARGLGVTEVNPKLSPGHGLLVELIITFQLLFTICASCDSKRNDITGSVALAIGFSVAIGHLFAINYTGASMNPARSFGPAVIMNKWENHWVYWVGPVVGAVLGGCLYEYVFCPDVEIKNRLKEVLSKASQQTKGKYSEVEESKSQIESDDLLLKPGIVHVLGEKKGKDPSGEVLSSV from the exons caAGTGCGGACGACTGTGCATGTGCAATCCAATCATGGTGGCCTGTAAAGGAGTGTGGACCCAGCCCTTTTGGAAGGCAGTCATTGGGGAATTCCTGGCTATGTTCATTTTTGTTCTGCTGAGCCTTGGATCAACTATTAATTGGAGCAAAAAGGAAAATCCTCAACCAGCAGATTTGGTCCTTATTTCCCTTTGCTTTGGGCTTAGCATTGCAACTCTAGTGCAGTGTTTTGGACACATTAGTGGTGGCCATATTAACCCTGCAGTTACTATTGCAATGGTTTGTATGAGGAAAATCAGCATTGCAAAATCTGCCTTTTATATTGCTGCACAGTGTCTGGGTGCCATTGCAGGAGCTGGAATTCTCTATGCAGTCACCCCATCTGATGTTGCTCGAGGTTTAGGAGTTACTGAG gTGAATCCAAAGCTTTCTCCTGGTCACGGACTTCTGGTTGAATTGATAATTACTTTCCAGTTGCTTTTTACTATTTGTGCAAGTTGTGATTCAAAGCGCAATGATATCACTGGATCTGTAGCACTAGCAATTGGATTTTCTGTAGCAATAGGTCATCTATTTgct atCAACTACACAGGAGCCAGCATGAATCCAGCGAGATCATTTGGCCCAGCTGTTATTATGAACAAATGGGAAAATCACTGG GTCTACTGGGTTGGGCCAGTTGTTGGTGCTGTTCTTGGAGGATGCCTTTATGAATACGTCTTCTGTCCAGATGTTGAAATTAAAAATCGCCTAAAGGAAGTCTTAAGTAAAGCATCTCAACAAACCAAAGGCAAATACAGTGAAGTAGAAGAAAGTAAAAGTCAAATTGAATCAGATGATCTGTTACTAAAACCAGGCATTGTTCATGTCTTGggtgagaaaaaaggaaaagatccGTCTGGTGAAGTATTATCTTCTGTATGA